In the Suncus etruscus isolate mSunEtr1 chromosome 17, mSunEtr1.pri.cur, whole genome shotgun sequence genome, ccttgcaagaagaatgttgtttttatactaacaaatcaGAAATAGTGtgggacagaatcagacaccatcaagaggagctggccaaatgaagaaaggagctattagacagtcccttatggtctttatggggtgaattctcccctatctaatacccctactggggccccttttgggcctcttacttctggtagccattgggccATGCATAACCAATCGCTTCACTGCATTCATTCGagctcaggttggggaagtcaagctcatggtattaTGCCAACAATACCAAGAATTACCTCACACAGGtaattctgaccaggaatatcaggagatggaggccctctatcacactggcttctaggattagaagcctttctacaagaagtggggattgaaaagggaagtcatcgttaccctgcccccaccaaccttggtggatgtcccgcccttaaggaagtcatcactatcGCCCCCACCAATAACTGgtattaccttggcggatgtcctgcCCTTAAGGAAGTTGCCAACtacctctttctttcccctcccccttcttatgctatataagaaggaacgtaGAACCCAACGTGGTCTTTTGCCTCTGTCCTGTTATGGACACGTATTAGACCCTGACCGGCCAGAATAAACCCCACTtaagcttttgcctgagtaattgtctcttcatttctctgcaccGGAGTGTTTTCTGGACTGCCGGACCTTTCAGGGACCACCTTGGTTGTAGATCGAGGGGGCTTTGGTTCTCAcaccaggttcaatttctagcatcccatatggtaccttaagaccctaggagtgatttctgagtgcagagccaggagcagccagagtactgctgggtatgccccccaaacaaaactccatcccccaataaaataaaacatagctttattctttaaaaacaaaaattgcgGCAGCTCCTGCGACTGTGGCGTCCACGGCCATGGTACAACTGCCAACCAGCAACTGTCTGGACCCCGAGCCAGCATCTGCAGCTGCAGGGGACCCAGACCCCGAGGCGCACATGCCAGCTGCGTTGCAGGCACTGTCTTGTTTCCCAACTTCAGCACCTTTCAAGTTGGATTGCTCAGTCAGTATTTTAATTCACCTTGGACGAATAAAATGAGTTGTGTTTGGTGAGAAAAGAAAGCTCAGTTGATTGCTGTTGTAGAATAAAGAATGAAATGGCCATTAGCAGGAAGCAGTAACCTCTAACCATGTGGTAACTAGTGGGTTTATGGGGAGAGAAAACCTGGAAGAGGTCTCAAGAGGTgatcttgaggggctggagaaagagtatAGCAGAGatggggaacttgccttgcacaaagtcaattCACGTTCAATTCCTCaaagcccttcaggagtgatcccaacacatttttttaaatctgcaaGTCATttattatgagaaataaaatctAGATAAAGAATATTGAACTTTTTACAAAAAGCATACAGgggattttgcttttttttttttttttaaacattagccaccaaattaaattaaaaagcagaCTAACCAACAAACAACGAGGCCAAAGGCATTGCTTCTGAAAGACTAGAGTTGTCTTTGCAGGAAGGGGCTGAGGACCAGGCAACCTAGTGGGGCCTGTTGCCACAACTGCTTCTGAAATCTCATCGTGTAGCTCTAAACCATGTACTCTTGTCCAAGCTCTCTGATACAACAACTAGAGCAAGCGGTGTCCTAGGATAGAAGATGACATGCAGCtattaaccccaaacaaaggcattccccatcttcctccctttattaaagcccacctggatcactttGCCCTGTCCTGcccctggtggattttgttctgggataagaaaagtcagttttggctcggtgctcagagatGAGATGACATCAGGATTCTCCTGACTAggttggtttattaatcctttgtcactaccttgcttcttcagacccttCTGCCTGGGGGTTCGAGGTttggtgtgtggggtgatctcGCAATTTCGTGGAATTTAGTTTACACTGGGGCCCCCCCTCAGCCTGGCCTCAGCTTCTGTGGGAGCTGGAGAAAAGCAGCTGCAGAATAGATTTGTGCCACTAGGGAAGGGACAGTGTGATCTCTGTGGACTAAAAGACAGGTGAGAATGAAGGAAAGGGCAGAAGGGCAACAGCAGCCAGTTGCCTTGCCCATCATCTCCTTCCAGAGGGGCCAATTCGGACCCTGCCCTACAGGATGCCCAGTACAGAGGGGCTGCCCCCATACAGCCACCCTGCTGTCATTTCCCTCCACAGTAAGAGGATTTCCCCCATCAGATATGTCAACTGGGGCTTCAGACAAAGCCCCTCTCAGAAGTGCTTGGGGTACAGAGGGGCTCACTTTTCCAAGAACCCTATGGGTAGCTGAAGCAGCTGGTCTGCTGCCACGGCCCAGGCGCTCAAGAGCACTACTTCCCCTGCTCCTTTGGCTCTGGCTGCTGGACAGTGGCTATACATATCAGGAGCTGAGTCCAAGAATCAGACATGGAGAGGGTGGCACCTCCATCAGGAAAGCCTCCCCTGTAATTGCCACCCAAAAGCCACAACAGTCATGGCCATATCTGGTTGCCAGGGGTTCTGGGGCAGTGACCGTTTTAACCAGGCAGAATTGGAAACCACTGAGTGGAGGGAATCTCAGGCAGGTTGTCTTCAGTGTCCTCTTAGACCTCATACTAAACTTCAGTTGGGATCCTTTATGGACACCCAGCGATtacttttctttcaataaaatcgGCACAAATATAACAGCTTGCCATGCAAATTTATTATCTTAAGCATTTCTGTAGATCAGAAGTCCAGGATTAAAACATGGGTTTTCTGCTGAAGGTAGAAACCTCAGGCAGAGCTAAGGTTCTGAGTGTCCACctgcggctttctggggaccccagCCAGCAGGATGAAGGGGACAAATGCTGCAACTTATTCGTGGATTCGCTGAGGCTgacccgatccgaaatatctgtGGAAAAACCTCTGGAGGTTAGAAAGAACGGCCTAAGTCTTGTTGCTGATCAAAGGCAAATTTATTAAGCGGGCAAgcgcttatatattttttttacacaaagggaggcatgtctcaaaaactattggtcatttcgaaccatctcttatccaattatattccaagcataggcacataaccaaaaatgaataaaggtacttAACATTAAACctatggggcatacaagcattggttaATTCAAACAAgattttcaccaattatatgcttactacaagTATTTtgccaaaaaagggaaaaaggataagCACAGCCCATAGGAGGTGGGGAGGGGTAAAGGAGAAGGCATAACTCAATGGCTGATCCTAGCAATCTTTAATCTGACaggaatcagagacatataaggaaatactaTCAACACCttgtccctggcctcatggccctgtggttagcaCAAGGGGCTATCTTTTATTGCAaaatttcctatttgctcatgggctaagAACCTGCCAACAGTCACGTATAcagctcagtggaactttccacagagacagaggctaaggttgatgacatccattttgtgcaggctagagAAGTCTCCCACATCCACCCATGGAAAAACTCATTCCCGAGTTCACTAAGGTTGTTGGCATAATTCATCCCCTTGCAGTTGTGTGGCTGAGACTCTTGGGCCCCTTCTTCAAACACTGGCAACACTCTGAGTCTCTTCTGTTCTACTTGCTGTGATGGACCCATCCATATAATGCATAACATTCTCCCTATTTTAAGGCCTATCACCCAAATTACATCTGAAAATTCCCTCTACCATGTAATGTAACATATTCACACATTCTGTGGATTAGGGCAGGTGCAACTTGAAGGTCAGCTCTCTTTCCCTCCTGCTGGGGGCAAACACATAGCTGTGGCACTCAGGAGACCCTCTCCACCTGGCTCATCAGGGAGCAGGTGGGGCCAGAGGACAGGACTCTAGCAAACCAGCTTTGAAAGATGATCTGAAATTCTTAGGGTCAATATCCTTCCCAAGAGCAAGACACAGAACACTGATGACTCAAAGAATGGGGTCATGAGGTGTGTGATGTGGACAGAGACCTGATCTTTGAGTCTGGGGACAGTGCCAATATTACCATTTGGTCCTTTGGGTATGGGGACAGTGCCAATACTACCATTTGGTCCTGACTGTACTCCTTGTAAGGTGGACACTGTTGGCATTTCTTAATAGATGGGGAAATCCTGCCCAGAGAGGCAAGCCaatatcaaggtgatgctgggaATCCTATCACCTTCTCAGATGTACCCTCCCCCCAAGAACTGGGGGCTGAGGGGATTAAGAACAACTGCAAGTGGCTTAGAAGCCACTTAGAAGTCTCAGGAAGTGGCTTAAGCACTTAGAAGAGTCCATACATACCACAGGTGTTCTCACAGGGTCTGCCTAGGTCCAGCTAATTTATAGGTAAGTGAGAATGATGGGAAAGAGGTGTAGGCATGGGGCACAGCTGAGGAAAGCACATTTCACTGCCATTTGAATGATGTGTTGTAGGGACTCAGCTCTATGGCCCTGTGCTATAagccctctttttcccctttagaAGGTGATTATAAGAGATAGGGGTGGTAGTAATAGTAAACCAGGAAAACCTGCAAATTGGCCTGAGGATCCTTGGGGCCTACCTGCCCACCTTTTAGCCTAATACTGCAGTGAATCAAGTCTGGAGAGAGCCAGTTTCCCTGTTTGCCTGACTGCCTACTAGCCCTGCTTTTGCTATTACTGCTACTGTATTGTAGTTGTGTCTCACTTGCTCTCtggctctttgtgtgtgtgtgtgtgtgtgtgtgtgtgtgtgtgtgtgtggtgtgttttaCTCTGAAGGTTTGTGGACTCATTAAATGTTGAATAACCCTACCTCTGACCCTTTCATCTGGGAATAGCATAGCCCCAACATTTATTGGGGGGAAAGGTTAGCCCCCCATAGCATGAGAGAAAaagtgtgggtgtgtgggtgtgggggggTCATGTTTTTTTTATGGAGTACAAGTGCAGAATTGGCTTTTGGGGACACAGAGCTGGAGGCAAGGCACCAAAGCACAATGGTAGTGTCAAAAATACAGGATGCAGGCAAGGTCACGAGAGGCACTACAGCACATCAGCGGTGACAAAGAAGACTGGGTACAGTCACAGCAACCAAAATACTTGTGGGTATAGTGGGCCTTGTACCTCCAGTGGCTCCCGTGCTCAACATGTTCTTCCGGTGTCGCAGATCTCTGTTCTGGCTAGAGCGGTGCCATCTCTACTGGATTGCACCTATAAGAGTCCATGGACAGGACTTTCCAAAAGAGCATCATGCCCCCTGCTGAACCCAAGAGTCATTCCTCAGGGCAGCAGCCTAGCCGGGGAGGAGAGTGGTGAGTGGAAAGGGAGAATGCTGGGGACTGTGTCCAGTTCTGTGAGTCCATTCATCTTCCTTGCGATGGTCGTCAGGCTGAGGGCCTGTTCTCTTCCTTTATCTCAGGTATTTCCTACCTCGTAGTCTACTACCTACCACCCTGCGAGTGCCCTGAGTCTAGGGAGGGGGGGTTCACTAGCCCCTGGGAGAGGCTCAGGATAGGACCTCCTTAGAGCAAGGCTTCTGTAGGAGCCAGGATCCCCAGATCTTCAGAGTTGTGCAGGGAGGTAGGTTTCAGGCTGGCCTGAGCTCTTTCAGGGTCTTAGCTCAAGATCCCCACCTCACCCCTTGCCTATGGGCCTCCCAGTTTCCTCCACCCACTGTTTTAAAACTGGGGTGTCATCCCCAGTGAGCATCCCACCTTGAGCCAAATGAACACGGATTCAGAATTGGAGTCCTGAGGCTACAAAACATGAACCCCACACCCCCAAAATGATAGGGACATGCAAAGGCTCATCAGTGCGTGGGTTGAAACAGCAAGAACTTCATTCCCtaagccaggggtcctcaaactttcaAAATAGGGGGccatttcactgtccctcagacagttggagggccagactatagtttaaaaaaaacaaactatgaacaatagtgacccaagggccatagtttgaagaccccaaGTATGAAGTTGAGAAGGTAGAGGAGGGTGAGTCAGAGAGTGAGGCTCACATCCCAAACATGCACACAGTGGACCGGGAAGCATCTTGTTGCTAAGCAGGACAGTAGTGGCATCAAAAACACCTGGTGGGACAAAAGCATGTCCTTGGTGGGCCGCATATGGCCcaggggccatagtttgaggacccctgctctagagctTATCTAAAATGCTACCAGTGCCCATTTCTGCCCAGGCGCTGAAGGGAGGAGGGCTGGATTCATGTGAGAGGGGAAGCACCTTGGAGGTGTCGAGCAGGATGACGAAGAAATCTATACAAAGGCCCCAGACACAAGGCACAGAAGACAACGGCCTGGAAGATTCCAGAGATGGGCAGGTGCCGTTGCAGGCCAAAAACAAGCCTGTGGGGAAGAAGCTGCCAGACAGGAATGGTAGTGAAACTAAGAGGTGGTGGTGTCTGATGTAGACAGGACCATTgttaagaagaggaggagggacaAGAAGCAGtgcaaagatataaaaaatgaagataagcaGAAAGAGGGGCTCCCAACAGCCCCTGCATAACCAAATCAGAGCAGACTGTTCTCATAGACAGGTTGAAAGGCAAGTTGGTCATCAGCCTGATAGACCACCAGCAGGTTCAGAGAGAGAAGCTTGCAGAGCTTGCAGGACCACAAGAAGAGGGACATACAGTCCTCCAGGGTCAAGGAGCAGCACTACGGCCCGTGGTGCGACGATGCCTCCTGAACGGAGGGCAATCACTGGGTGGCCCTGGAGGACTAGTGCCGGCCCGGCTTCTCGCAGCCCAGCCACCACAGCTTCCATGAAGTCGACCACCGTGACCGAGGCCAGTACCAGGGACGCCCAgctaaaagataaataattcacGGTCTATGttggcagagagagagaatggcagTACTACTTGGACGACAGCCACAAGAGACCTGACCATTAGAGCCAGGATTCCTAGGAGGCCTCTGAAAGGAGTGGGCACAAAACAGTGCGTGGCTTGACGACCAGGAGTGGAGTGCTCCTGGCCCGGTGCTCTGGACTTGGGCACGTGGAGCTGCGACCGTGCCAGGTGGCAAGGAGGCGAGAAGGGTCCTAGACACATGGCCAGCCGTGGAGGGCTGTCAAGTTATGGCACTGCCGCCATGTACTGTCCCTGGGCTGCCTTCAGCAGGGCCGGGTCGGGGACCTGAGCGCCAGCCACACACAGCCGGGACTCCCTTATGTCCGATAGCCCTACAGCTTTGACAGccctatgggctcagaaatcaaagaaaaaccagaaatgaaaagcaaagcaaaataaaaattaaaaaagtgctTCCATTGTCCTCTGTCGAAGCAGACCTAATAAAACCcaaccaaccaccaccaccaccaccaccgacaaaacaacgacaacaaaaatTACCTTTGGGGTTCACATATTTGATAACTGCTGCTGAATATAGCTAATAATGGGCACTGGCTGAGACAAGGCCATCTGCCAGTTGCAATCACCGATTCGtgaatgtttttaaaagtatCCCAGAGTGGGAAAGGAAAGCCAATTTCACTCGCTCCGGTGCAATAAAAACCCCAAATATTGGGAACCCACTATTTTAGAAATGCCACCACACAGCACAACAGCCCCTGGGGCACTCTCCCCCCCTCTGTGCTGAGTCctagtactaaaaaaaaaaaaaaaaacttttttgggggaggagggggtaAAGATGCAAACAGCTCCAATAACGAAATGGCCCATCAATCTCATTTCTCTAGAGCAGGGGCTCCTCACACTTTCAAGAACTGTCCCTTcagagaattgggggggggggggcagaccaTAGTttaaaaaaccaaactaaatagtagtagtagtagtagtagtagttgtagtAGTGTGAAGACCCTCCAGACTGAGAGACTTGAGTAGAGAGAGACCTGTCCTTCGTGGggcgtagtttgaggacccccccccccccactttcccTGCTCTAGGGCAAAGGCAGCTCTTGGGAGGCGAATTGCCCTAGAACCGCAAAGCCAACCCGAGAGACCACAACTGACAGCTCGGGCCACAGGCGCAGGCAAGCAGGTGTGTCTATCGAGCCGCACAAGCATGCGCGCTAGGCCCCGGCCGGTGACGTCACCCGCGGGGCGAGGGCGGGACCGCGACCGCCAAGTGAGGGGCGGGGCTTCGAGGAGCATGCGCAGTAGGCCCCCTAGTGAGCGGGGCTTCGCGGCCGGGAGGCTGTCTCGGGGCGGGGCCTCGGGTTAGGGGGCGGGGCTTCAGTCACATGACTCAGGCCCGGAGGCGCGGTCGGGTCGCAGTCACGTGACCCAGATTTCcgggctcgctcgctcgctcgctcggctTCCCGGGTTGCATCCATCCAGGTCGTCGCTGCTCCACCGCCATCATGCCCATGTTCATCGTGAACACCAACGTGGCCCGCGCCTCGGTACCCGACGGGCTTCTCTCCGAGCTCACGCAGCAGCTGGCGCAGGCCACCGGCAAGCCGGCCCAGGTTTGCTCCAATTGTGGGGCAGGGCAGGGGCGAGGGGGGGACGGCAAGTGGGCCCGGGCTGGCTGtctggagggaaggagggaggaccaGGAGCCGGGCGGGCAGGGCCACCCCGGAGCCTGCTGGAGTGGAGCCTGGCGGGGTCCACCGCGGCCGTAAGCCCATGCCCATGCCCAGCCAaccccctctccttcctccccctccacgCAGTACATCGCCGTGCACGTGCTGCCAGACCAGCTCATGGCCTTCGGCGGCTCCAGCGAGCCCTGCGCGCTCTGCAGCCTGCACAGCATCGGCAAGATCGGGGGCCCACAGAACCGCACCTACAGTAAGCTACTATGCAACCTCCTGAGCGAGCGCCTCCGCATCAGCCCCGACAGGTACGGTACACAGGCCGAGTCCCTCTGCCAGTCCTCGGCCTAGCACCCTGGCTGGGCCTgactctcccctcctcctccttcccttccctctctgcaGGATCTACATCAACTACTACGACATGAACGCGGCCAACGTGGGCTGGAACGGCTCCACCTTCGCCTGAGAACCCTGCTGCGACCCttctcctccctgcctgcctgccctagGCAGGCCCCACCACCCGCAGTCTTGTGCCAACTCCCCTCCCGACCACCCCACCAACACCCTCCAGACGGGAGAAATAAAACGGTTTGGACTCTGCCACTCACTGCCTGGGTCTTTCTTAGTTGCAAAAGAGCAGGTGCTAGTTCGGGGCAGTGGGGTGGGAGAAGTGGGGGACTGAGGCCAGGAAGAGTAGCCCCAGAAATCTCAGTTGGGTTTGTGTTAGGTACGCAGATAGGAACCCAGCTTTGGCTGTCTTCCTGCCCCGGGCCCCAAACCCAATAATAACTAAATTGGAATCGACCTCCCAGACAGGACGGACTATTTCAATTCATCTCCATCTGCATTCCCTTAGAAAACAATAGCCTAATATTTGGGGGACCCTCTTGTACTATGACAGGAGCTCTAGGAACCCATAAGATGCCAGACCTCCTGCACAACAGTGAAGGTATTGGCCAGGAGCACAAGGCCAAGGTCAGGAACCATATGAAAGGGGTCTTCTGGTGGAGGGTCCAGCTATGGGGTGGTAATTGGGCAATGAACTGCCCTGCCTGAAAGTGCTGCTTGCCCAGGACAAGTATGTGAGAGCCAGGAATGCCCACAGAGGCTCCTCGCAGGCCCAAGCCACTGGCACTGCAGATTCACGTGTCTGGGGCTAAGTGCCAGTTATTGCTGAATGAAGAATGAAACCTTTACTAGCTTATTCATCGGCGTTGGCCACGGAAACTCCATTCCTAGGAATTTGGAAAAGATGGGGCTCCTGAGGGTTATGAGCCTTTTGAAATCTCTTCAACATCTAGGTAGGAATTAGAATTCTAGATGGAAGGTTGTTTTTCAGATTACACGTGATTGCAGGGATTTTTGCTTTGGGCAGCCGGGGGCACTCTGGGCAGTGCCTTTGGACTCTCCTCTTAAGAGTCTGGACCAAGATGTGAGAGGATGAACCTAGCCCAAAGTTGCACTTTCGTCATTTGCAGGGAAAGTTTATAGTCCCTGTGAATACCCTACAGGTTGAGGCTAAAAGGTTGGGGGCCCTGCCCAGGCTTGAAGCAAAGGAGAGTCCTCCTCTGATTAAGGTTGATGAGACAAAGGCAGTGAGAGGGTGGTGACCCAGCTCAAGCTACAACTAGCTGCACCTTCCTGCATAGTCCCTGTTACTACCTAGTAGCTGAGGCTGGAAGGTTGGCTGCCCTGCCCAGGCTGAAAGCAGAGGAGAGTTATACTCAATCATGGCAGTTTCAGAACAATCCAGGCCTCAGGACTGCTGAGCTAGGCTCTTGGCACTTGTCCCTGCCTGTAGCCAGCCACACCTATCCCTCACAGTAGGTGCCATAGAGGGCAACCCATTCCTTGTCATCCACATGCTCAAGAGCTCTGTTTTTCTGTGCATATTTTGGGGATACTTTGCCTCTCAGTCCCAGGGCAGCTCACTGCATTTGACACCCACCCCTACCTCTGGAGAACActgtcccccccctccccccatggGATGCAACGGACTCCAGCTGGCAGCCTCACAGCTGGCCTTGTGGGTGCTGTTCCCTTTCCATGGGGCATCAGTTCTCTGCCCCTGAGCCCCATGTCTGATATTACTGGTGTTTAGACTGTAATAACTTGTTTAATGATCATACTATTACTAGCTTGTAAATTACCTCTAATTTACAatgcaggaaaataaaaagataattgacTTCATAAAGAACATTATTCTTTCAGTCCCTCTTGAGCCCACACCACTGGTTAAGGAAACCAAGGCAAagataataagataataatagGTCTTACAGGACCTATTCCCAGAACAAAGGTATTTAATCCTGCATCAGTAAAAACACCagaaaaagggagaggaggaaTGTTTTCAGTAGAGACCAAGACTCAATCCATGAACAAAACAAGGCCAGACACATAATTAACATAGTTGATAGTAGGAAAAAAGACCCACATTTTCCAGACCTGAGAAAATCTATAGTACCACAGCAGATAAGCCAATGAGTGTCAGAATTAGAAAACACAACTCCATTAAGATCAACACTAGAGATCTTCAGAGATGACTCAGAGAACTGCCCACATATAAAAACTAAGTGGCTTCAAATGAGCCAATACCCCAGACTGCACTGAGTACTTATCAGGCTGGAGCACGAATGCATTTTGGACCCCCTGTACTATCATGGCCAAAGTATGCCTGAGCCCATCTCAATACCTCCAATGGTGAATGTGGTTAAGTGATGATGAGGCGAAAGCTAAATTGTCCAACCTGGGAAAATCAGGCAGGAGGCTGTCTGCAGTCAAAATCACCCTTAATATGTTATTAGGAGAGGGAGAATatgaaaaatccaaaaaaactgGGTACCATGCCCAACGCAATCTTGAGTTATATATTAGGGATATAGCCCTATGTGTGTGGGAAAAAATAGATGCGGATTCCCAATGAAAGGGTAGTTTTACCCTTACAATGTAGATCAGGGGACAGACATGCCCGAAGTATCAGCATCAGCCTCTGTAGGCAGATGGAGGAGCAGGAAGAAAAGGCGACTCCAAGGCCGAAGGCAGCGGATCCgagggaggaggcagaggaggagtcCAGGCAGGTGGATCCAAGGGAGGAGGCAGACGCGCCGCCAACTGCCTCAGCAGCGCTGGCCGCGATGGTGACAGCAGCAGCCTGGACCATGGCGAGGGCTTCAAAGGCGTCAGCCTCAGTGTCTGTGACTGCGGGGGCTGCTGGACATTTGGAAAGCACACTGCCTACGGCTGCGGAGGCAGCATCAGACCTAGCGTCCAGTCTGGAAGCAGCATTGGACGCTGTGTCCGAACTTTATGGAGATGCGGCCAGACGCACGCAGCAGCATTGGCTGCGGCTGCCAAAGTAGCGGAGGACATGGCCACGGCTTATGAGAGCTCTGCCCCGGTCCGCACCCCACCCGCCTGAAAAATCAGAGAAGGAATCCACCGATGCCCCAGTTTCCTCCCAAACCCGAAAGGGAGAGAAGCACAagattagaaaaatttaaatgattaattattaaatcattaaatttattaaataaaatttataaaataaaaacatatagatCAGAAGGGCTAATGTAGATCATAAGAGCTGCCAGGACTTAGGCCTTCTTAAACTGTAAAACCCCTTTCGAAAGAAAATGGTATTGGATATGTCTTCCAGCTCTCAGTGTAACAGAACCATTTGCCCAGTTTATTGGCAAGCTGACTTAGGTGGTACAGAGGCAAGTTAAGGGAAAAGAGGTCCAGCATCATTTGATAAAGCAATTTGCGTTTTTAAACGTGAATGAAGATTCAAACTATAGTAAGACCAATAAGGGAGAGAGAAGACAATGGGATTCCTCAAGGTGTCCATTTCCCATCAAACATGAGTAAATGCCCTTGAGTCTTATTCGTCCAAAAACTAGGAGACTATGTTGCTAACAACATTTAGAGCCCCCTCCTCCAACTGTGCATTCTCAAGGCCATCACCTGGATCTTGACCTAAGTTAAATATGGTAGAGGCAGTCATTGGGCAAGTGCCGATCTGCTTATGTAAGCTGAGGACAACTCCAGATCTCTCAAATCTGAGGTAGATACTGTGGGAAATTTGGTTACTATAGGTCACTATAGAAAATTT is a window encoding:
- the MIF gene encoding macrophage migration inhibitory factor codes for the protein MPMFIVNTNVARASVPDGLLSELTQQLAQATGKPAQYIAVHVLPDQLMAFGGSSEPCALCSLHSIGKIGGPQNRTYSKLLCNLLSERLRISPDRIYINYYDMNAANVGWNGSTFA